From Brassica oleracea var. oleracea cultivar TO1000 chromosome C3, BOL, whole genome shotgun sequence, a single genomic window includes:
- the LOC106327971 gene encoding jasmonic acid-amido synthetase JAR1-like, which translates to MLEKKVENFNMNRVIDEFEEMTRNADQVQKQTLKEILHKNKSAIYLQNFGINGNTTDPEAFKALVPLVTDLDLEPYIKRMVDGDTSPILTALPVPAISLSSGTSQGRPKFIPFTDELMENTLQLFRTAFAFRNRDFPIDDNGRALQFIFSSKQYISKGGVPVGTATTNVYRNPNFKAGMKAIQSLCCSPDEVIFSPDVHQALYCHLLSGILFRDQVQYVFASFAHGLVHAFRTFEQLWEEVVTDIEDGVLSSRITVPSVRTAMAKLLSGPNPELAETIRTKCMSLSNWYGLIPALFLNAKYVYGIMTGSMEPYVKKLRHYAGELPLVSHDYGSSEGWIAANVKPRLSPEEATFAVVPNLGYFEFLPVSETGETEQEPPVGLTEVKIGQEYEVVITNYAGLYRYRLGDVVKIVGFYNKTPQLKFICRRNLILSINIDKNTERDLQMSVESAAKRLAEEKIEVIDFSSHVDVSTEPGHYVIYWEISGETEDDVLQDCCNCLDKGFIDAGYMSSRKCKTIGALELRVVERGTFRKVQEHFLGLGSSAGQFKMPRCVKPNNVKVLQILCDNVVSRFFSTAFE; encoded by the exons ATGTTGGAGAAAAAGGTTGAGAATTTCAACATGAACAGAGTCATCGACGAGTTCGAGGAAATGACAAGAAACGCTGACCAAGTCCAGAAACAAACCCTCAAAGAGATTCTACACAAGAACAAATCCGCCATCTACTTACAAAACTTTGGTATCAATGGAAACACAACTGACCCAGAAGCTTTCAAAGCATTGGTTCCATTAGTCACTGATCTTGATTTAGAGCCTTACATCAAAAGAATGGTGGACGGTGACACTTCTCCTATTCTCACAGCCCTTCCCGTTCCAGCCATCTCCTTAAG CTCTGGAACTAGTCAAGGCCGTCCTAAGTTTATTCCTTTCACTGATGAGTTAATGGAGAACACATTACAACTCTTTCGCACTGCTTTTGCCTTCAGAAACAG AGACTTCCCAATTGATGACAACGGGAGAGCTTTGCAGTTTATCTTCAGCAGCAAGCAATACATATCAAAGGGAGGTGTCCCTGTCGGAACAGCAACCACAAACGTTTACCGTAACCCTAACTTCAAAGCAGGGATGAAGGCTATACAGTCCCTTTGTTGTAGTCCTGACGAAGTCATCTTCAGTCCTGATGTCCATCAAGCCTTGTATTGCCATCTCTTATCCGGAATCCTCTTCAGAGACCAAGTGCAATACGTCTTTGCCTCCTTCGCTCACGGTCTTGTCCACGCGTTTAGAACCTTTGAACAGCTTTGGGAAGAGGTCGTTACCGATATAGAAGACGGCGTCTTGAGCAGCCGTATCACCGTCCCATCGGTACGTACCGCAATGGCCAAGCTCCTCAGTGGTCCTAACCCTGAGCTAGCGGAGACTATACGAACCAAGTGTATGAGTTTGAGCAACTGGTACGGGTTGATCCCCGCGCTGTTCCTGAACGCGAAGTATGTTTATGGGATCATGACTGGCTCCATGGAGCCGTATGTGAAGAAGCTGAGACATTACGCTGGTGAGCTACCTCTTGTGAGTCATGACTACGGTAGCTCCGAAGGATGGATTGCTGCTAACGTTAAACCGAGATTGTCTCCAGAGGAAGCTACGTTTGCTGTTGTTCCGAATCTTGGTTACTTCGAGTTTCTCCCTGTGTCTGAAACAGGGGAAACAGAGCAGGAACCACCGGTTGGTTTAACTGAAGTCAAGATAGGACAAGAGTACGAGGTTGTCATCACAAACTACGCAGGTCTGTATCGATACCGGCTTGGTGACGTGGTAAAGATCGTTGGTTTCTACAACAAGACTCCTCAACTCAAGTTCATATGCAGGAGAAACTTGATACTCTCCATCAACATCGACAAGAACACAGAAAGAGACCTTCAGATGTCTGTTGAATCGGCAGCAAAGAGACTCGCAGAAGAAAAGATTGAAGTCATCGACTTCTCAAGCCATGTTGACGTCTCGACAGAGCCAGGACATTACGTTATATACTGGGAGATTTCAGGCGAAACAGAGGATGATGTTCTTCAAGATTGTTGCAACTGTCTAGATAAAGGGTTTATTGATGCTGGCTATATGAGTTCGAGGAAGTGCAAGACTATTGGAGCTTTGGAGCTGAGAGTTGTCGAGAGGGGGACTTTCAGGAAGGTTCAAGAACATTTTCTTGGGCTTGGTTCATCGGCTGGACAGTTTAAGATGCCGAGATGTGTGAAGCCAAATAATGTTAAGGTTCTGCAGATTCTGTGTGACAATGTGGTGAGTAGGTTCTTTAGCACAGCTTTTGAATGA
- the LOC106333522 gene encoding transcription factor CPC: protein MDRRRRRQSKAKASCSEEVSSIEWEAVKMTEEEEDLISRMYKLVGDRWELIAGRIPGRTPEEIERYWLMKHGVVFANRPRDFVRR from the exons ATGGATAGACGACGTCGTAGACAGAGCAAGGCCAAAGCGTCGTGTTCCGAAG AGGTGAGTAGCATAGAATGGGAAGCTGTGAAGATGACGGAGGAAGAAGAAGATCTCATTTCTCGGATGTATAAACTCGTCGGAGACAG GTGGGAATTGATAGCCGGAAGGATTCCGGGACGGACGCCGGAGGAGATAGAAAGATATTGGCTTATGAAACACGGTGTCGTTTTTGCCAACCGACCAAGAGATTTTGTTAGGAGATGA
- the LOC106332527 gene encoding probable WRKY transcription factor 46: MAMEEKLVINELEQGRELAKRLISNLKHTSSVESSKIMISEILRIYQNAILMLSFKEDDKNILKRSREIEDKDSKTLSKKRKLSDKKTEEVKVFVGTGSIDDGYCWRKYGQKEIHGSSNPRGYFRCTHRFTKKCPAVKQVQRSDEDPSIFEVKYVGTHTCNNNSTSPKTTATSFSVSMMVEEGNRVGLTEQTEDIKPTKTEEVMISLEDLEYKKDIFKTYSFSNHETENVGGWKSNIFQENLSPATTSGSGMTSEIAIAVEDWGTVDSCFSSLANIIDLGQDLWS, encoded by the exons ATGGCGATGGAAGAGAAACTAGTGATCAACGAATTGGAACAAGGGAGAGAGCTTGCCAAACGATTGATAAGCAATCTCAAACACACTTCTTCTGTTGAATCTAGCAAGATCATGATCTCTGAAATCCTCCGCATTTACCAGAATGCAATTCTCATGTTGAGTTTCAAGGAAGACGACAAGAACATCCTTAAGAGAAGCCGTGAGATCGAAGACAAGGATTCTAAAACCTTGTCTAAGAAGAG AAAATTATCGGACAAGAAGACAGAGGAAGTTAAGGTTTTTGTCGGAACAGGTTCGATTGATGATGGATATTGCTGGAGAAAATACGGGCAAAAAGAGATTCATGGATCCTCAAACCCTAG AGGATACTTCAGATGCACGCATCGATTCACGAAGAAGTGTCCAGCAGTGAAGCAAGTCCAGAGATCCGACGAAGATCCTTCGATTTTTGAAGTGAAGTATGTCGGGACCCACACTTGTAACAACAACAGTACATCCCCAAAGACGACGGCCACGAGCTTCTCTGTTTCGATGATGGTCGAAGAAGGAAACAGAGTTGGTTTAACAGAGCAAACCGAAGACATTAAACCGACGAAAACCGAGGAAGTGATGATAAGTCTTGAAGATCTGGAGTACAAGAAGGACATTTTCAAGACGTATTCTTTCTCTAACCATGAGACTGAGAACGTTGGTGGATGGAAAAGCAACATTTTCCAGGAAAATCTGTCTCCTGCAACGACATCAGGGTCTGGGATGACCAGCGAGATTGCTATAGCTGTTGAGGATTGGGGAACTGTAGATTCGTGTTTCTCTTCGTTGGCCAATATTATCGATTTGGGACAGGACTTGTGGTCGTGA
- the LOC106329974 gene encoding uncharacterized protein LOC106329974: MANARLHGNYNSQDTVFQETISDGCDHRVWDCESPLYDSYELVSFAHIIERKLLPFSPLTRPSSVSLRALMDKDKDDYSSVSETTTRCVQRRKKRWNRTKKNDETKEDIKKKKRKISSCILWCKSSYKNLFL, from the coding sequence ATGGCAAATGCAAGACTCCATGGAAATTACAACTCACAAGACACAGTGTTCCAAGAGACGATAAGTGATGGTTGTGATCACAGAGTCTGGGACTGTGAGAGTCCTCTCTACGATTCTTACGAGCTCGTCTCTTTTGCTCACATAATCGAACGCAAACTATTGCCTTTCTCTCCACTCACTCGGCCGTCTAGTGTGAGTCTGCGAGCTCTGATGGATAAAGATAAAGACGACTATTCCTCTGTTTCCGAGACGACCACAAGATGTGTTCAACGGAGGAAAAAAAGGTGGAATAGAACAAAGAAGAATGACGAAACAAAGGAAGATATCAAGAAGAAGAAGAGGAAGATATCTTCTTGTATTTTATGGTGCAAATCGTCTTACAAGAACTTGTTTTTGTAA